A part of Desulfuromonadales bacterium genomic DNA contains:
- the nrfH gene encoding cytochrome c nitrite reductase small subunit produces the protein MKYVAACCVVTVVGLFAFVVNESKMLSYLSSDPKVCINCHAMNAHYATWQHSSHRDSAICVDCHLPRNSFIDKLLAKSRDGYNHSLAMTLGSYGNNLRIKGNAAKRIQTNCISCHQEVVSRMMANSEPYHQESGIPMGRPCWECHRSLPHGTTRSLLATQNNIGVKEL, from the coding sequence ATGAAATACGTGGCTGCCTGCTGCGTCGTCACCGTGGTCGGATTGTTCGCTTTCGTGGTGAATGAATCCAAAATGCTGTCCTACCTGTCGAGCGATCCCAAGGTCTGCATCAACTGTCACGCCATGAACGCCCATTATGCCACCTGGCAGCACAGCTCCCACCGGGACAGCGCCATCTGTGTGGACTGTCACCTGCCGAGGAATTCCTTCATCGACAAGCTGCTCGCGAAATCCAGAGACGGCTACAACCATTCTCTGGCCATGACCCTGGGCAGTTACGGCAACAACCTGAGGATCAAGGGGAACGCGGCAAAAAGGATCCAGACCAACTGCATCTCCTGCCACCAGGAGGTCGTCTCCCGGATGATGGCCAACAGCGAACCCTATCACCAGGAATCCGGTATTCCGATGGGGCGCCCCTGTTGGGAATGCCACAGGAGCCTGCCCCACGGTACGACGCGAAGTCTGCTGGCGACGCAGAACAATATCGGCGTTAAGGAATTATAG
- a CDS encoding ammonia-forming cytochrome c nitrite reductase subunit c552 — translation MKRSWFVTIASVVIMVPLLLLAVSIKENKADQKAINAVPDIKKFESRSSEWGKHFQRQYDSYMKTRKSDEIKDVLKEEPALVVMWAG, via the coding sequence ATGAAAAGATCCTGGTTCGTCACCATCGCATCGGTCGTCATCATGGTCCCTCTGCTGCTGCTTGCCGTCTCCATCAAGGAGAACAAGGCGGACCAGAAGGCCATCAACGCCGTCCCGGACATCAAAAAATTCGAGTCGAGAAGTTCCGAGTGGGGCAAGCATTTCCAGCGGCAGTACGACTCCTATATGAAGACCCGCAAGAGCGATGAAATCAAGGATGTGCTGAAGGAGGAGCCGGCCCTGGTGGTCATGTGGGCGGG